The window TTCCGGTGCAACAGAGGTATATTTCGGCACGGAGACAGTGAGCGGAAGGGCTTACCTCTGGACTGATAAAAAGCACGGCGAACTCTATTCCGACCCTCAGATGACCATTCAGAACGGATTTACATCCGATGTGGATTCGCTCCGCTTCACAGGGAAAAAAAGCAAGGGATTTTATGAAGTGGCGGTCAGCGTCAAGGTGAGCGAAGGCCTCCTTGCGCCGACACTCACAGAATCCCTCAGGGAATACGAAAAGAAGTATTATGAGCAGTGCAGCACATGCCATGCCGCTGCGGCTCTTAACAGATTTAATAAATCCCGCTGGGAGAATATCCTTAAATCCATGCAGCAGCACTCCGGAATATCCGACGAAGATCTCTCCGCTATCAGACGTTATGTTCTTCTGAGTATAACCTCTTAGTGCCACATAAATTTCACAATTTTTTCGTTCTTAACCCATTCTTAACCTAAGCTTGACCAACCTGATGGTATTAAATGTGTAAACATGTAGATTTAGTGCATATATTATGCACTTTTCTTCATTTTCGAATTACCCACAAGGAGGAACCATGCGACATTTGTTGAGCAGTCTGT of the Seleniivibrio woodruffii genome contains:
- a CDS encoding c-type cytochrome, whose product is MRKILFILAITIFSVFVFFAFSESRNGFLNRNISSGATEVYFGTETVSGRAYLWTDKKHGELYSDPQMTIQNGFTSDVDSLRFTGKKSKGFYEVAVSVKVSEGLLAPTLTESLREYEKKYYEQCSTCHAAAALNRFNKSRWENILKSMQQHSGISDEDLSAIRRYVLLSITS